In Pantoea agglomerans, the genomic stretch AAATTCGGCGGCGGCGTTGCCGGCGTGGCCGAATACCACATGCGACTGAATTGCGAGAATGTTTTTCATTATGTTCTGAACTGCCTTGCCCTTGCCTGCCATAAAAAAGGGCCGGAGACCGGCCCTGAAGCGCTTACTGCCAGACGATCAGGCAGTAGTGTTTTTTCCCGCGACGCAGCAGCGTATAGCGGCCAAACAGCTTGTCGCTGTCGCTGAAGCGGTATTCCGCGTTTGACTGCTTCTCGCCGTTAATGGTCACGGCGTTGGAGCCGATCATGGTGCGTGCCTGACCGCGTGACGGCACCAGCTCGGCATTCACCAGCGCCTGCTGCAGGTCATCTTCTGCGCTCAGCTGCACGGTCGGCATGCCGTCCTGCGCCAGCTGCTCAAAGTCCGCTTCGGTCATATCGCTCAGCGCGCCCGAGAAGAGGCTTTCGGTAATGCGCTTCGCTGCCGCCAGACCCGCTTCGCCATGCACCATACGGGTGACGTTTTCCGCAAGCACATACTGCGCACGCGGCGCTTTACCGCTGTTTTTGTCTTCTTCTTCCAGCGCGTTGATCTCGTCAAGGCTGAGGAAGGTGAAGAACTTCAGGAAGCGGTAGACGTCGGCGTCCGCCGTATTGATCCAGAACTGGTAGAACTTGTAAGGGCTGGTTTTCTTAGCATCGAGCCACACCGCGCCGCCTTCGGTTTTACCAAACTTGGTGCCGTCCGATTTGGTGATCAGCGGCACCGTCAGGCCGAAGACCTGGTTCTGATAGAGACGACGCGTCAGGTCGATACCGGAGGTGATATTGCCCCACTGATCGGACCCGCCAATCTGCAGCGACACGCCGTAACGCTTGTTCAGCTCGGCGAAGTCGTAGCCCTGCAGCAGGTTGTAGGAGAACTCGGTAAAGGAGATCCCCTGGTCGTCGCGGTTCAGGCGCTGTTTGACCGCTTCTTTGTTAATCATCTGATTGACAGAGAAGTGCTTGCCGATATCGCGCAGGAAGGTCAGCACGTTCATGCCGCCGAACCAGTCGTAGTTGTTTGCGGCGATAGCGCTGTTGTCACCGCAGTCAAAATCCAGGAAGGGCGCGACCTGCCTGCGGATCTTCTCCACCCACTCGCCCACGGTTTCGCTGGTGTTGAGTTTACGTTCTGCTGCTTTAAAGCTGGGATCGCCGATCAGACCGGTGGCACCACCCACCAGCGCGACCGGCTTGTGTCCGGCATCCTGAAAACGTTTCAGGCAGAGCAGCGGCACCAGATGGCCCAAATGCAAGCTGTCCGCGGTCGGATCGAAGCCGCAATAGAGGGAGACAGGCCCTTGCGCCAGTCGCTCTGCTAACGCTTCCTCATCCGT encodes the following:
- the tyrS gene encoding tyrosine--tRNA ligase, which gives rise to MTSSNLIQQLQERGLIAQVTDEEALAERLAQGPVSLYCGFDPTADSLHLGHLVPLLCLKRFQDAGHKPVALVGGATGLIGDPSFKAAERKLNTSETVGEWVEKIRRQVAPFLDFDCGDNSAIAANNYDWFGGMNVLTFLRDIGKHFSVNQMINKEAVKQRLNRDDQGISFTEFSYNLLQGYDFAELNKRYGVSLQIGGSDQWGNITSGIDLTRRLYQNQVFGLTVPLITKSDGTKFGKTEGGAVWLDAKKTSPYKFYQFWINTADADVYRFLKFFTFLSLDEINALEEEDKNSGKAPRAQYVLAENVTRMVHGEAGLAAAKRITESLFSGALSDMTEADFEQLAQDGMPTVQLSAEDDLQQALVNAELVPSRGQARTMIGSNAVTINGEKQSNAEYRFSDSDKLFGRYTLLRRGKKHYCLIVWQ